A single Bufo bufo chromosome 6, aBufBuf1.1, whole genome shotgun sequence DNA region contains:
- the LOC121004481 gene encoding gastrula zinc finger protein XlCGF57.1-like isoform X4, producing MMEDHWPLTSPVRSSKMTTPEICPTPLLPQDGSEEHHNIPRDDDQLVNPGEVLNIIYVTETYVRGGEHIREDIPTDIRLDDCNRNSEEHLVSSHFKADDHVVTQDTYEKHAIITDVPSDIHSKNPSFNAMKHAEDLVIHQRCHTGSMLFTCTECNKCFNQKSNLVRHLRIHTGVKPFSCPECAKCFTQKSSLDFHQRTHTGEKPFSCSECGKCFTLKSNLLKHERSHTGVKLFSCSECGKNYSSKSALQIHQRIHTGVKPFSCLECGKCFNKKSLLVTHKRTHTGERPFSCSECRKCFTQKSALVSHQRTHTGEKPFSCLECGKCFNKKLHLVTHQKIHTGEKPYSCSECGKCFTQKSALVSHQRTHTGEKPFSCLECGKNYSSKSAFLIHQRIHTGQKPFSCSECGKCFTLKSNLLQHERRHTGVKLFSCSECGKNYSSKSALLIHQRIHTGVKPFSCLECGKCFTWKSDFLKHQRSHTGEKPYSCS from the exons atgatggaggatcactggcctctcacatcaccag ttagATCCAGTAAGATGACAACACCGGAGATATGTcccactcctcttcttccacaggatggttcagaagaacatcacaatatCCCACGGGatgatgatcag cttgtgaatccgggtgaagttctgaacattatatatgttacagagacatatgtgaggggtggTGAGCATATTAGAGAGGATATTCCTACAGATATCCGCCTAG ATGACTGTAACAGGAACTCAGAAGAACATCTGGTGTCTTCACATTTTAAAGCAGATGATCATGTTGTCACACAAGATACCTATGAAAAACATGCTATTATCACAGATGTACCCTCtgacattcacagcaaaaatcCATCATTTAATGCTATGAAACACGCGGAggatcttgttatacatcagagatgcCACACTGGGTCAATGCTATTTACATGTACAGAATGTAATAAATGTTTCAACCAAAAATCTAATCTTGTTAGACatctgagaattcacacaggggtgaagccattttcatgcccaGAATGTGCAAAATGTTTTACTCAAAAATCTAGTCTTGATTTCCATCAGAGaacccacacaggagagaagccattttcatgttcagaatgtgggaaatgttttacgttGAAATCAAATCTTCTTAAACATGAAAGAAGTCACACGGGGGTCAAGctgttttcatgttcagaatgtgggaaaaattatagTTCTAAATCAGCTCTTCAAattcatcagagaattcacacaggggtgaaaccattttcatgtttagaatgtgggaaatgttttaacaagAAATCACTTCTTGTTACACataagagaactcacacaggggagaggccattctcatgttcagaatgtagaaaatgttttaccCAGAAGTCAGCGCTTGTTTCAcatcaaagaactcacacaggagagaagccattttcatgtttagaatgtgggaaatgttttaacaagAAATTACATCTCgttacacatcagaaaattcatacaggagaaaagccatattcatgttctgaatgtgggaaatgttttacccagAAGTCAGCGCTTGTTTCGcatcaaagaactcacacaggggagaagccattttcatgtttagaatgtgggaaaaattatagTTCTAAATCAGCTTTTCTAATTCATCAGAGAATCCACACAGggcagaagccattttcatgttcagaatgtgggaaatgttttacgttGAAATCAAATCTTCTTCAACATGAAAGACGTCACACGGGGGTCAAGctgttttcatgttcagaatgtgggaaaaattatagTTCTAAATCGGCTCTTCTCattcatcagagaattcacacaggggtgaaaccattttcatgtttagaatgtgggaaatgttttacttggaAATCAGATTTTCTTAAACATCagaggagtcacacaggggagaagccatattcatgttcttaA